ATCCGCCCGAGGTTCACTTCGGCGTGACTCGCTCGGGGCTTCTCGAGGCGATCAGCGACGTCGCGCCAGACGGTTGCGTCCATCTCGCGCGAGGTCGACTTCAGCTCGGCGATGAGATCGTTGAGCCTCGGATTCGTTTTGCTACTCATTGGTGTCTACTACGTATTCGAGAGCGCAGACTGCCTGGGTGGCAGTCGGCACAGAAGTGATGCAGGGAGCAGGATTTGAACCGTCGGGAGACGGTCGGCCTCGCAAGTGCTCGGCCGCTGCGACTCCCGTGGCTCAAATCTGCACGTTCCATTTTCACGGCTCTCCCGTTCGGTCGAGCCGAAAAATGCAGGGAGCAGGATTTGAACCTGCGGACTCCTACGAGACAGCGCCCTGAACGCTGCGCCGTTGGCCAGACTTGGCTATCCCTGCTCGCACTTCTGTCTACCCGTCGCCCCCTAAAACCCCTTTCGATTTCCTCGACGCGGCCGGCCTCGTCGCTCGCGGCACCGGCGGACGTCGCACGGGGTGTGGGGCGTCGGAACATCGGTTTACAACTGTACTGCTTCTTCGAGTTCGGCTGCGCGCTGCTCGAGCGAGTCGACCGCGCGCAGGACCAGTTCCTCGACCGTGAACGAGCCGTCGGTCTCGACGTGGAAGACGAAGGCGTTCGGGACGTCCTCGACGCGGACTTCCTTGCCGGGGTACCGCGTGGCGAGGTCGTGGCCGAACTCACTCGTCGGAACGAGGTCGCCGTCTTCTTCGATCACGCCGCGGACGATCTGGGGCGGTTGTTCCTCGAACTCCGGCAGATCGTCGCCGACCGTCACGCGCTGGAGGTGACGGTAGCCGACGGCGACGCCACCTTGGTGTTTGGCGTGTTCCTTGCCGCGCTCTATGACCGCGTCGGCCTCGGCCTCGAGGCGCTGGCCGTCTTTGAGCTCGATGATCGGAACGTTCTCCTCGGCCGGCTGGACGAGGTCGTCGCTCGAGACGAGGTCGCCGGAGTAGGCGGTTCCCGGGCCCTCGACGTCGATCGAGAGGGTAACGACGTCGTCCTCCCGGAACTCACCTTCGGGGGGCGTCGTCAGCGGGACGAGCCCCAGTCTGAGCGCGAGTTGTTCGTCGAACATGACCGACGAGTTCTCGACGAACCGAACGGTGTCGATGGCCATCGTCGGCACGTCCGCGACCATCGCCCGGCGAATGCCGTTGGCGAACGCGGGGGTGACCCCGCGAATGAGAAACCGGGCCTTGCGATCCCCGCGTTCGACGAACTCGACGTCGTACTCCTGGCTCATGGTCTAGTAGCCGCCCTTGCCTTTGGGGGGACGCGATCCGTCGTGTGGGATCGGCGTGACGTCCTCGATGCGACCGATCTCGATGCCCGACCGGGCGAGCGCGCGGATCGTCGCCTGCGCGCCGGGTCCGGGGGACTTCTGGAGATTGCCGCCGGGGCCGCGCACGCGGACGTGCAGACCCGTGATGCCGGCTGCTTTGACCTCCTCGGCGACGGACTCGGCCATCTGCATGGCCGCGTACGGCGACGCCTCGTCGCGGTTCTGCTTGACCGCGGTCCCGCCGGAGGACTTCGCGATCGTCTCCGCGCCCGTGAGGTCGGTCACGGTCATGACGGTGTTGTTGAACGATGCGTGCACGTGGGCGATGCCCCATTTTTCGTCTGCCATGTTACTGACCCTCCGCACGTTCCGGGTGGAGTTCGTCCGCGAGCGGACTGTTCTCGTCGAACGCGACGAGGTCTTCCTCGTCGACGTCGACGACGTACGACGGAATGCGGTGGCGTCGATCGCCGACGACCACGTGTCCGTGCGTGATGAACTGGCGGGCCTGCTGAGGCGTGTTCGCCAGTCCCTTGCGGTAGGCGACCGTCTGGAGTCGCCGCTCGAGGACGTCCTCGACTTCGAGGCCGAGGACGTCGCCGAGGCCGCCTTCCTCGTTCAGGACGCCGACGCGCTTGAGTCGGCCGAGGAACTCCTCGCGCCGACGGGCGACGACCTCGTCGTCCTGTGGCTGGGCGAGCAGGTCGCGGGACTCACGCCGGTACGAACGAAGCTCGGACTGTGCGCGCCAGAGCTCCTCTTTGTTCTTCAGGCCGTAGCGGTCGAGCAGCGAGTGCTCGGTGGCGATTCGCTCGCCCTGGAACGGGTGATTCGGCGTCTCGTACTGTTTGGTATTGCTTCCGAGCGCCATTATTCACCACCCTCGGCTTCTTCTTTGATCTCTTCGACGTTGACCCCGATGGTCCCCTCGGTCCGGCCCGTCGACTTGGTTCGCTGTCCGCGGACCTTCTGGCCACGCTTGTGACGGACTCCCTTGTAGGAGTTGATCATCTTCATCCGGTTGAGGTCGTGCTGACGGGTCAACTGGAGATCGTTACCGATCTCGTGGGTCGTTTCACCGCTGTAGAAGTCCCGCTGGCGATTGGCGAGCCACTCGGGGACTTCGTCGGCGTAGTTCTCTACGAGCTCGACGACCTCGTCGATTACCTCTTCGTCGAGGGCACCGAACGTCGCCGTTCGGTCGACGTCGGCCTCCTCGGCGATGATCCGGGCGGTTCGTCGACCGATCCCGTTCAGCTCCGAGAGCGACCGCTCGACGGACTTCGTCCCGTCGAGGTCGGTTTGCCCGATCCGGACGAAGTATCGAAGGTCGTCGTCCTCCTGTCGTTGTTCTTCCTCGCTCATGTGTCGTGTCTATGTGCTGGTATACGCGCGGTGTGAAACGCCGGCCCCAACGTGGCCGGCCTGCGTATTCCGACGTCGTGGCGGGGATTCGAACCCCGGAGGCTTGACGCCACATGGTTAGCAACCATGCGCCTTGGGCCTACTTGGCTACCACGACACCGTGTCTATCGTCGCCCATCTGGACTCGGGGACGGATCCCCTACACGTATCGCAACAGAACCTACCCGGGTGGGATACTTAAGCGCAACGAAATCCTCAGCCGGTGATCGCCGACGAGTGGCCGGATCGCTCCCGGTGTCAGACCGTCGTAACTTATTATCGTCGACCGATTAGTCGGACCAACACGGTGTCACGGACTCGCTCACTCGCTCGGTTCGCCGCTGCGCTGGTGGGGATCGTCGCCGTTGCCCTCGCAGCAGCCACCATCACCTCGACGATCGAACCAGGCGGTCCGGGTGATGGCTCGGTCGGCTCCGGCGACGCTCCCGTCTACACACCGCCACCGGCGGAGTCGGCGGCCGCGGGCGACGGCGTCCCACCGTTCCTCGAGTACCTGCTTCTCGTCGTCGTAACGTTGCTCGCACTCGCGCTGGCCTGGTATCTGATCGCCCACCGGCGAGAGCTCGTCAAAACGCTCGTCGCGGTGTGCGCGGTGCTCGCCGCCGTGATCGTCTTACTGACTCTCGTCCAGTGGTTCGATCCGGGCGAGATGGCGAACGTGACCGCATCGGAACCCGCCGAGAACGCCACCCTGCCTGGTGGGGGCTCGAGCGACGGTGAGACGGGTTCGATTCCGTTCAGCTCGGTCCTGGTACTCCTCCTCGTCGTGACGACGATCTTTGCCGGTGCGCTCCTCGTGAGCCGATCCGACGCAGAGACGAGCGTCGACGTCGATCGCGAACTCGAGTCGGGGCCGGAAGACGCGGCCGGGATCGCCACGGCTGCTGGCCGCGCTGCCGACCGAATCGCCGCTTCCGACGACGTCGACAACGAAGTCTACCGCGCCTGGCGCGAGATGACCCGCCACCTCGAGGTCGATCGGCCGGAGACGAGCACGCCCGGCGAATTTGCCGCGGCAGCCGTCGAGGCGGGGATGGAACGCGAGCACGTCGACGAACTCACCCGGCTGTTCGAAGCCGTCAGATACGGCCACCGGGAGACGACGCTCGAGGTGGAAGCACGGGCGATCTCGATCCTCCGGACGATCGAGGCGACGTACGCCGACGGAAACGGGCGCGCGACGGGCGACGACGACGAGCGAGCGGCAGCCGACTGGAGACGAGGTGGCGAGCAACCGTGACCCGCAATGGGCTGTTCCTCTTCGGCGGCGTTCTCGCGTTCGTCGCCGCGGTCGCGATCCTCGGCGGACTCCTCGCGGTCTCGGCGACCGACGGGGCGATCGTCGTCGTCGCCTTCCTGGCGCTGCTCGCCTCGATCGGGGCGCTCTCGAGACGACGCGACGGCTGGAATCGAGCCGAAACGCCCGAGCCCGAACGGCGAACGCGCGTTCCCGTGCCGGGGACCGACCTGCTGGACGTCGTCGACGAGTTTCGGCCGTACGACCTCGGCTTTGCCGTCACCAGTCGCCGCATCGTCCTCGGACTTCGCGGCGCAGCCGTTGCCGTCCTGACGCGATTCGAAGGACTCAGCGCCGAGGAAGCCCAGCGACGCGTCGACGACGGGACGTGGACGACAGACCCCGTCGCCGCGGCGACCCTCTCCCCGACGCTCGAGGAGCCGGCCCTGCCGCTTCGTCGACGGATCGCGGCGATCTGGACCGGCGAATCCGCCTCCCGTCGAGGGATTCGTCGATCCGTCGCCGCCATCACGGCCCTCGGGACTCCCGACGCCGAACGGCCCCCCGAACCACGTCGGGACGACGAGCCGACTGACGAGCCGGTCGCCACGAGAACGACGACGAGGTCCGTCGACGACCGACTCGAACGGACACCCCGTTCGACCGGCTACTGGGCCGGCATCGGCGTGGTCGCCCTCGTCGCCATCGGCGTCGGTGCCCTCGCAGAGTCAGCCGCCGTCGTCCTCGCCGGCGTCGTCGGCGTCGGCTACGCCGGATTCGCGCGAGCGTTCGACGCGCCACGGCCCGACGTCTCCCTCGAGCGAACGGTGAGCGACGAGACGCCCGACCCGGGAGACGACGTCGAGGTCACGCTGACGATCACCAACGATGGCGAGCTGCCGGTTCCCGACCTGCGAGTCGTCGACGGCGTCCCACCCGGCATCGCCGTGACCGACGGCACGGCTCGACTCGGAACCGCTCTCCGCCCCGGCGACCGCGTTCGACTCGAGTACACGGTCGAAGCCCGGCGCGGAAACCACCGGTTCGACCCGGCACTCCTCGTGACGAGGGGACTGTCTCGGTCGCGCGAGCGCGAAACACTCGTTACTCAGCCAACGAGGATCGTCTGCGAACCGTCGATGCGACCGACGGCCGTCCCGGTTCGGCTCCGATCCACCGCAGCGACGTTCGCCGGGCGGCTCCGGGTCACCGAGGGCGGCTCCGGAACCGAGTTTCACTCCGTCCGAGAGTACCGACGAAACGACCCGTTGAATCGAATCGACTGGAACCGCCGCGCCCGTACCGGCGACCTCGCGACCCTCGAGTTCCACGAGGAGCGGGCGGCCCGCGTGCTCGTGCTCGTCGACGCTCGAGCGACGGCGTACCTCGCCCCGGAGCCGGCGGCCGAACACGCCGTCGATCGGTCCGTCGATGCGGCCGGGCGAATCGCGGCGTCGCTGCTCGATCGCGGCGATTCGGTCGGCCTCGCGGCGCTCGGGCCGACGGGCCGCGGCGAGGAGACGGCAGACCCGTGCTGGCTCGCGCCTGGATCGGGCAGCCACCATCGGGCACAGGTTCGGGAGCTCCTGGCGACGCACCCGCAGTGTTCAACGTCCCCGCCGGAGCGAGAGACGGCGTGGCTTACGCAGCTCCGGACGATTCGACGGCGGTTGTCGTCCGGGACGCAGGTCGTCTTGCTCACGCCGCTGTGCAACCGGGGGGCGGTTGACGTCGCACGGCGACTCGACGCCCGCGGCCACGCCGTCACCGTCGTCAGCCCCGATCCCACGGCCGATCGGACGGCGGGCCAGGGGCTCGCCCGCATCGCCCGTCGAATCCGGCGGTTCGACCTTGAGCGAGCCGGAATCCCGGTCGTCGACTGGTCGGCCGATCGGTCCCTCGATGAGGCGCTCGCTCGAGCGAACGCGGGTGATGCACCGTGACCGACCACGTCGTCGACCCGACGCGCCGACCGACGGTCGTGAGCGGCGCTCTCGCAGCGATGGCCGCGCTCGTCGCCGTCGTCGTCGGGACCGCCGTCTCCAGTACTGCGGTCGCGATCGGTCTCGTCGGGACGCTCGTCTTCGCCGTCGGCGCTTCTCGTGGATCCAGGACCGCCGTCGACCTCGGCTGTCTCGCCCTCTTTCTCGGTGTCGTCGCCGGGGGCATCCAGGGTGGATCGGTCGAACGCACGCTGCTCGCGACCGTCGCGACGGTGTTCGCCTGGGACCTCGGCGGAAACGCGATCGACCTCGGCGAGCAGCTCGGACGGGAGGCCGACACCCGCCGACTCGAGGCCGTCCACGCTGGCTCGAGTCTCCTCGTCGGCCTCTCGGCTGCCACGCTCGGCTATGCGATCTACGTCTTCGCGGCCGATGGACAACCGGCGAGCGCGGTTGCCCTGCTGCTGGTCGCGACGTTGCTCGTCACGCTCGGGCTCGGGGCGAGCCGTCGGGGCTGGATCGGTCCACAGAACCGCCGGTAGGGACGGCGGTAAGGCGGCAGCTGTACGGATTGCTGCGCCCAGTGACCGGCGCAACAGCAGCTGGTTCACGGTTGCGCTGGAATACGTACAGCAGCCTGCGTGACCTCCTCCTCGCCGTAAACGGTGAGGCTTCCCACGGCACCGCACCGCTGGGTTGGGATAGTTGTTGGTTTACGACCTGTCGGCATGACAGGCCGAAGGCGGGGTCACACCGGCGTTACTCCTATCCCGGCAAGGGACTCGGAGTTATCTTGGTGACCGAGACACCACAACGGTTCGAGAGGGTGTCTCGAGCGTGCTGGCTCTCGGAGTCCCGATATTGTGCATTTGAGTGGGCGGTGTGACCGCCTCGGTGTCTGTCATGCCATGTTTCGATTGGACTTAAATATCCGTGTTGCTGCTGAACGGTGATTGTGTCGGCGTTGTCGGATTCACTCCCGTTGAGCAAACCGAAGGTTTGCGATGCCCATCAGAACGCAAAGCGTTCTGAGGACGTCGTAAACGACGGGATTCTCTCCTTGTAGAAAGATAGTGTCCGAGGCTATTATCGTCTGGAAATATAACTAGCCGATGTTGGTAATGCACTATGGTAGTTCTACAGGTGGAGCAGGCCGAGTGCCTCGGGGCTTGACCCCGAGGCGGTTCACG
This portion of the Natronobeatus ordinarius genome encodes:
- a CDS encoding DNA-directed RNA polymerase subunit D, whose translation is MSQEYDVEFVERGDRKARFLIRGVTPAFANGIRRAMVADVPTMAIDTVRFVENSSVMFDEQLALRLGLVPLTTPPEGEFREDDVVTLSIDVEGPGTAYSGDLVSSDDLVQPAEENVPIIELKDGQRLEAEADAVIERGKEHAKHQGGVAVGYRHLQRVTVGDDLPEFEEQPPQIVRGVIEEDGDLVPTSEFGHDLATRYPGKEVRVEDVPNAFVFHVETDGSFTVEELVLRAVDSLEQRAAELEEAVQL
- a CDS encoding 30S ribosomal protein S11, producing MADEKWGIAHVHASFNNTVMTVTDLTGAETIAKSSGGTAVKQNRDEASPYAAMQMAESVAEEVKAAGITGLHVRVRGPGGNLQKSPGPGAQATIRALARSGIEIGRIEDVTPIPHDGSRPPKGKGGY
- a CDS encoding 30S ribosomal protein S4; the protein is MALGSNTKQYETPNHPFQGERIATEHSLLDRYGLKNKEELWRAQSELRSYRRESRDLLAQPQDDEVVARRREEFLGRLKRVGVLNEEGGLGDVLGLEVEDVLERRLQTVAYRKGLANTPQQARQFITHGHVVVGDRRHRIPSYVVDVDEEDLVAFDENSPLADELHPERAEGQ
- a CDS encoding 30S ribosomal protein S13, with protein sequence MSEEEQRQEDDDLRYFVRIGQTDLDGTKSVERSLSELNGIGRRTARIIAEEADVDRTATFGALDEEVIDEVVELVENYADEVPEWLANRQRDFYSGETTHEIGNDLQLTRQHDLNRMKMINSYKGVRHKRGQKVRGQRTKSTGRTEGTIGVNVEEIKEEAEGGE
- a CDS encoding DUF4129 domain-containing protein, giving the protein MSRTRSLARFAAALVGIVAVALAAATITSTIEPGGPGDGSVGSGDAPVYTPPPAESAAAGDGVPPFLEYLLLVVVTLLALALAWYLIAHRRELVKTLVAVCAVLAAVIVLLTLVQWFDPGEMANVTASEPAENATLPGGGSSDGETGSIPFSSVLVLLLVVTTIFAGALLVSRSDAETSVDVDRELESGPEDAAGIATAAGRAADRIAASDDVDNEVYRAWREMTRHLEVDRPETSTPGEFAAAAVEAGMEREHVDELTRLFEAVRYGHRETTLEVEARAISILRTIEATYADGNGRATGDDDERAAADWRRGGEQP
- a CDS encoding DUF58 domain-containing protein, with translation MTRNGLFLFGGVLAFVAAVAILGGLLAVSATDGAIVVVAFLALLASIGALSRRRDGWNRAETPEPERRTRVPVPGTDLLDVVDEFRPYDLGFAVTSRRIVLGLRGAAVAVLTRFEGLSAEEAQRRVDDGTWTTDPVAAATLSPTLEEPALPLRRRIAAIWTGESASRRGIRRSVAAITALGTPDAERPPEPRRDDEPTDEPVATRTTTRSVDDRLERTPRSTGYWAGIGVVALVAIGVGALAESAAVVLAGVVGVGYAGFARAFDAPRPDVSLERTVSDETPDPGDDVEVTLTITNDGELPVPDLRVVDGVPPGIAVTDGTARLGTALRPGDRVRLEYTVEARRGNHRFDPALLVTRGLSRSRERETLVTQPTRIVCEPSMRPTAVPVRLRSTAATFAGRLRVTEGGSGTEFHSVREYRRNDPLNRIDWNRRARTGDLATLEFHEERAARVLVLVDARATAYLAPEPAAEHAVDRSVDAAGRIAASLLDRGDSVGLAALGPTGRGEETADPCWLAPGSGSHHRAQVRELLATHPQCSTSPPERETAWLTQLRTIRRRLSSGTQVVLLTPLCNRGAVDVARRLDARGHAVTVVSPDPTADRTAGQGLARIARRIRRFDLERAGIPVVDWSADRSLDEALARANAGDAP
- a CDS encoding DUF7519 family protein, which produces MTDHVVDPTRRPTVVSGALAAMAALVAVVVGTAVSSTAVAIGLVGTLVFAVGASRGSRTAVDLGCLALFLGVVAGGIQGGSVERTLLATVATVFAWDLGGNAIDLGEQLGREADTRRLEAVHAGSSLLVGLSAATLGYAIYVFAADGQPASAVALLLVATLLVTLGLGASRRGWIGPQNRR